In Acinonyx jubatus isolate Ajub_Pintada_27869175 chromosome A3, VMU_Ajub_asm_v1.0, whole genome shotgun sequence, a genomic segment contains:
- the PAIP2B gene encoding polyadenylate-binding protein-interacting protein 2B isoform X2: MNGSSVANTSPNVKSKEDQGLNGHDEKENPFAEYMWMENEEDFNRQVEEELQEQDFLDRCFQEMLDEEDQDWFIPSRDLPPAMGQLQQQLNGLSVSDGHDSEDILSKSNLNPDAKEFIPGVKY; the protein is encoded by the exons ATGAATGGATCCAGTGTAGCCAATACATCACCTAATGTAAAATCCAAAGAGGACCAAGGATTAAATGGGCACGATGAGAAGGAAAACCCATTTGCAGAGTACATGTGGATGGAGAATGAAGAAGATTTCAACAGACAG GTGGAGGAGGAGCTGCAGGAGCAAGACTTCTTAGACCGCTGTTTCCAGGAGATGCTGGATGAAGAAGACCAAGACTGGTTTATCCCCTCACGAGACCTGCCTCCGGCTATGGGACAGTTGCAGCAGCAGTTAAATGGACTGTCAGTCAGCGATGGCCATGATTCCGAAGACATTTTG AGCAAAAGTAACCTGAACCCGGATGCCAAGGAATTTATTCCGGGAGTGAAGTACTGA
- the PAIP2B gene encoding polyadenylate-binding protein-interacting protein 2B isoform X1, protein MGTMRRKTHLQSTCGWRMKKISTDRGLITRKVGQKLGVGFDLISTIQVEEELQEQDFLDRCFQEMLDEEDQDWFIPSRDLPPAMGQLQQQLNGLSVSDGHDSEDILSKSNLNPDAKEFIPGVKY, encoded by the exons ATGGGCACGATGAGAAGGAAAACCCATTTGCAGAGTACATGTGGATGGAGAATGAAGAAGATTTCAACAGACAG ggGCCTCATTACCAGAAAAGTGGGCCAGAAGCTGGGAGTTGGTTTTGATTTAATCTCCACTATCCAG GTGGAGGAGGAGCTGCAGGAGCAAGACTTCTTAGACCGCTGTTTCCAGGAGATGCTGGATGAAGAAGACCAAGACTGGTTTATCCCCTCACGAGACCTGCCTCCGGCTATGGGACAGTTGCAGCAGCAGTTAAATGGACTGTCAGTCAGCGATGGCCATGATTCCGAAGACATTTTG AGCAAAAGTAACCTGAACCCGGATGCCAAGGAATTTATTCCGGGAGTGAAGTACTGA